The nucleotide sequence CGGAAAACCCCGTCCTCGCGCTCTTCCACCGCACCGCGGAAACGGTGCCCGCGTACCGGAAGTTCCTGCGGGAGCACGGGATCGAGCCGCAGACCGTCACGACGATGGCCGACTTCGAGCGGCTGCCCCGCACCGACAAGGCCGGCTACCACCGGAAGTATCCGCTGCCCGAACTGCTCCGCGGTGGCACGTTCGACGACCTCGACATGATCGCCGTCTCCTCGGGCTCCAGCGGCCATCCGACCGTCTGGCCGCGGGCGCTCGAAGACGAACTGCACGTCGCCCGCCGCTTCGAACAGGTGCTGGCCGGCGCCTTCGCCGCCGATCGGCGCCGCACGCTCGCCGTCGTCTGCTTCCCGCTCGGGACCTGGGTGGGCGGCCTGTTCACCACCGCGTGCGTGCGGCACCTCGCCGCCAAGGGCTGCCCGATCACCGTCGTGGCGCCCGGCAACAACAAGGCGGAGATCCTGCGGGTGCTGCCCGAGCTCGCACCGCACTTCGACCAGGTGGTGCTGCTGGGCTACCCGCCGTTCGTCAAGGACGTCGTCGACACCGGCCTGGCCGAAGGCCTCGACTGGCCCGCGTACGCGATCAAGCTGGTGCTGGCGGGCGAGGTGTTCAGCGAGCAGTGGCGCGAGCTGGTGACCCGGCGGGCCGGGATCGCCGACCCGGTCCGCGACATCGCGTCGCTGTACGGCACGGCCGACGCGGGGGTGCTCGGCAACGAAACCCCGGTGTCGGCGAGCATCCGGCGGTTCCTCGCCGGCCGCCCGGAGCTGGCCCGCGAGGTCTTCGGCGACGCGCGCCTGCCGACGCTGGTGCAGTACGACCCGGCGAGCCGCTTCTTCGAGGTGCACGAGGGCACCCTCGTCTTCACCGCGGACGGCGGCATCCCGCTGATCCGCTACCACATCGCCGACGACGGCGGGCTCCTGCCGCACGCCGAGCTGCTCGCCTTCTGCGCCGAGCACGGCTTCACACCGCCGCCGGGGCCGGAGCTGCCGTTCGTGTACGTGTTCGGCCGCTCGCTGTTCACGGTGTCGTTCTTCGGCGCGAACGTCTACCCGGAGAACGTCACCGTGGGCCTGGAGCAGCCCGGCATCAGCGACACGGTGACGGGCAAGTTCGTCATCGAGTCGGTCGAGGACGCCGACCGCGACCGCCGGCTGCGCCTCACCGTCGAGACGGCACCGGGCGCCACCGCCGACCCCGCCCGGATCGCGGCCGCCGTGCGTGCCGAGCTGGTGCGGCTGAACAGCGAGTTCGCGCACTACGTCCCCGCGGAGCGGCAGCTGCCCGACGTCGTCCTGCGCCCGGCGGGCGACCCCGAGTACTTCCCGGTCGGCGTGAAGCACCGCTACACGCGGCCGGCTTAGGGCCGGGCGAGCTTGCGGAACCGCTCGCGGCGCTCCTCGGCCGACGAGCCGTCGGCGATGTCGTCGTCGAACCACGAACACAGCGCCGCCCACAGCTGGGCGCGGGCCATGAAGTCGTCCGCGGCCATCGGGGTCTGCTCGAGTTCCGCCACGTCCGCCACCAGGTGGTCCAGGCGGCGGTCGCACAGGCGGACGTACTCGCGGACGACGATGTTCGCGTCGAGGCCCGTCTTCGCGCGCGGGCCCGCCGCCCCGCGCAGCTGGGCGTGCAGGCTTTCCTCGCAATACCGCGGGAATCCGGAGATCGAGCCCGGGTAGCCGCACTCGGCCGCCCACTCGCGGAACGCGCAGATCGCCTGGTAGCGCGTGTACCAGTCCTGTTTCCCGGCCGCCAGGTTCGCCAGCTTCCGCCAGGCGTCGCGGTCGGCCGCGCGCCAGCGGTCGAGGGTGCGTCCGTCCGGCCGCGGGCCCTCGTCGAGCGCGCGGCCGCGCCAGAAGTGCGCCCGGCAGCCCGCGATCTCGGCGACGAGCCGGCGGACGTACCCGACCTGTTC is from Amycolatopsis mediterranei and encodes:
- a CDS encoding phenylacetate--CoA ligase family protein gives rise to the protein MDLGRQTRVRQAFDTFFGAAEPPSENPVLALFHRTAETVPAYRKFLREHGIEPQTVTTMADFERLPRTDKAGYHRKYPLPELLRGGTFDDLDMIAVSSGSSGHPTVWPRALEDELHVARRFEQVLAGAFAADRRRTLAVVCFPLGTWVGGLFTTACVRHLAAKGCPITVVAPGNNKAEILRVLPELAPHFDQVVLLGYPPFVKDVVDTGLAEGLDWPAYAIKLVLAGEVFSEQWRELVTRRAGIADPVRDIASLYGTADAGVLGNETPVSASIRRFLAGRPELAREVFGDARLPTLVQYDPASRFFEVHEGTLVFTADGGIPLIRYHIADDGGLLPHAELLAFCAEHGFTPPPGPELPFVYVFGRSLFTVSFFGANVYPENVTVGLEQPGISDTVTGKFVIESVEDADRDRRLRLTVETAPGATADPARIAAAVRAELVRLNSEFAHYVPAERQLPDVVLRPAGDPEYFPVGVKHRYTRPA